The proteins below come from a single Parazoarcus communis genomic window:
- a CDS encoding response regulator has translation MKFLLVDDHALFRHGLRELLSRLAGNHVFVEAENCAVALAEVSAHPDIDLILLDLALPDLNGLDGLVRLRELCPTTPVVLLSANENSHIIVDGLRRGAQGFIPKSSSIEEMTAALKQVLAGEIYVPMIGMVGRAEPPDENRTLTVRQREVLALLVKNLSNKEIADALGMRVNTVRVHVAAILKILDVENRNDAARVALGMGVANGG, from the coding sequence ATGAAATTTCTGCTCGTCGACGATCATGCGTTGTTCCGCCATGGCTTGCGTGAGTTGTTGTCCCGGCTTGCCGGAAACCATGTCTTCGTTGAGGCGGAGAATTGCGCGGTAGCCTTGGCCGAGGTGAGTGCTCACCCGGATATCGATCTCATCCTGCTGGACCTGGCTTTACCCGATCTGAACGGGCTGGATGGCCTGGTGCGGCTGCGGGAGCTGTGCCCGACGACCCCTGTAGTGCTGCTGTCGGCCAACGAGAATTCGCACATCATTGTCGATGGCCTGCGTCGCGGTGCGCAGGGGTTTATCCCGAAGTCCTCGAGCATTGAGGAGATGACAGCAGCGTTGAAGCAGGTTCTTGCGGGAGAGATCTACGTGCCGATGATCGGCATGGTGGGGCGGGCCGAACCGCCGGACGAGAATCGCACGCTTACGGTGCGGCAACGCGAGGTATTGGCGCTGCTGGTGAAGAACCTGTCGAACAAGGAAATTGCCGACGCCCTGGGCATGCGCGTGAACACCGTGCGGGTGCATGTGGCGGCCATTCTCAAGATTCTCGATGTCGAGAACCGTAACGATGCGGCACGCGTTGCGCTCGGCATGGGAGTGGCAAATGGTGGCTGA
- a CDS encoding sensor histidine kinase, giving the protein MKIRPSLRRYFLGSILVTGIVTIAAMAYVSYHFYFLGVDFSISDVMRTTAHQAAVSDGKPQELNGFTVATRWEDLPAAVRSHLDESEMVDERLLKFVDGNPLFSPPKARYFAIRLNRGGEQRYVSSMFVSDSHTLDAPKDPPDFLYIFAIALVAISLFSLVPVLLLKKVATPIERLTTWAKDLGREALDKPAPKFHYSELDSLAQLVLSSLRSVQESVEREKLFLGYASHELRTPIAVTRANSELLRKMIDKGISSTRQLEVLGRIERAGLTMTDLTETLLWLNRHSEKSLPTSPVELDGLIEKLVEELSYLLSGKTVDVAIRCEPTVLALPEALCRIVISNLIRNAFQYTWSGRVDISLTGKKLEILNINEADEERNDELGFGLGLELTERLVDRQGWGYSNKETGAGRHVVIEFDVK; this is encoded by the coding sequence ATGAAGATCCGTCCAAGCCTGAGACGCTACTTTCTTGGTTCGATCCTGGTCACCGGAATCGTGACGATAGCGGCAATGGCATATGTCAGCTATCACTTCTATTTCCTGGGCGTCGACTTTTCAATTTCCGATGTCATGAGAACCACTGCGCATCAGGCGGCCGTGTCTGATGGCAAGCCGCAAGAATTAAATGGTTTCACGGTTGCAACGCGCTGGGAGGATCTTCCTGCGGCCGTCCGAAGCCACCTTGACGAAAGCGAGATGGTTGACGAAAGGCTGCTCAAGTTTGTTGACGGTAATCCACTGTTCTCTCCTCCCAAGGCGCGTTATTTCGCGATCAGGCTCAACAGGGGAGGTGAGCAGCGTTATGTGTCATCCATGTTTGTGAGTGATTCACATACCTTGGATGCACCAAAGGACCCTCCCGATTTTCTGTATATATTTGCGATTGCCCTCGTGGCGATCAGCCTGTTTTCACTGGTCCCGGTACTGTTGCTGAAGAAGGTTGCGACGCCCATAGAGCGGCTGACAACATGGGCAAAGGATCTGGGTCGCGAAGCGCTGGATAAACCCGCCCCGAAGTTCCACTACAGTGAGTTGGACAGTCTGGCGCAGCTTGTCCTCTCGAGCCTGAGATCAGTACAGGAGAGCGTAGAACGGGAAAAACTCTTTCTCGGTTATGCGAGCCACGAGTTAAGAACTCCCATCGCGGTTACACGGGCCAACAGCGAGTTGCTTCGGAAAATGATTGATAAGGGGATCAGCAGTACGCGCCAACTGGAGGTGCTTGGGCGGATAGAGCGGGCAGGCCTGACCATGACGGATCTGACGGAAACCCTGCTGTGGCTAAATCGACACTCGGAGAAGTCCCTGCCAACGAGTCCGGTTGAGCTGGACGGATTGATTGAAAAGCTGGTCGAAGAGCTCTCCTACCTGCTTTCGGGAAAAACGGTAGACGTTGCGATCAGGTGTGAACCCACCGTCCTTGCCTTGCCTGAGGCGCTTTGCCGGATCGTCATTTCCAATCTGATCCGCAATGCATTTCAGTACACCTGGTCGGGCAGAGTGGACATCAGTCTGACTGGGAAGAAACTTGAGATTCTGAACATCAACGAGGCAGATGAAGAACGGAATGACGAGCTTGGCTTCGGACTGGGCCTGGAGCTTACCGAGCGTCTTGTTGATCGGCAGGGGTGGGGTTACTCCAATAAGGAGACTGGCGCTGGGCGTCATGTGGTCATTGAATTCGACGTGAAGTAA
- a CDS encoding response regulator transcription factor: protein MQSSIAHRLLDSGSTRATSAPRISERESEVLHLLGLGFSTLEIAQIQNRSINTIETQLASLKTKLRIKSGRDLIRHAIQIEETR, encoded by the coding sequence ATGCAAAGCAGCATCGCCCATCGTTTACTCGACTCAGGCAGCACCCGCGCTACCTCGGCCCCTCGTATCAGCGAACGGGAATCCGAAGTGCTGCATTTGCTCGGACTGGGCTTCAGCACCCTCGAAATCGCGCAAATTCAGAATCGCAGCATCAATACCATCGAAACCCAGCTCGCAAGCCTCAAGACGAAACTCCGCATCAAGAGCGGCCGCGACCTCATTCGCCATGCGATTCAGATCGAGGAGACGCGGTAG
- a CDS encoding sensor histidine kinase yields the protein MNHALDMEVARRRHLEGELIRAEEHQQRMLGRNLHDGLGQHLTSIALFGATLQQRLEAQNHPEASHALRIVDLINQANDMARAVSRGLYPAILETAGLNAALEQLADTTCQLRNVACEFRANAPVAVDDPLVAINLYRIAQEAVNNALRHGNASHILLRLDETESTYRLLIQDNGSGFDLAAVSHGDGMGLRNAHYRADILDGMLKVSSHPCRGTIITAVVPKKSRNP from the coding sequence ATGAATCATGCACTAGACATGGAAGTGGCCAGGCGCCGCCACCTCGAGGGCGAACTGATCCGCGCCGAGGAGCACCAGCAACGCATGCTTGGCCGCAATCTGCACGACGGTCTGGGACAACACCTGACCAGTATTGCCTTGTTCGGTGCAACGCTCCAGCAAAGACTTGAAGCGCAGAATCACCCTGAAGCCAGCCACGCGTTACGCATTGTCGATCTCATCAACCAGGCAAACGACATGGCCCGCGCAGTGTCGAGGGGCCTGTATCCAGCCATCCTTGAAACTGCCGGACTGAATGCCGCACTTGAGCAACTGGCCGACACGACCTGCCAGCTGAGAAACGTGGCCTGCGAGTTCCGGGCCAACGCGCCTGTTGCGGTTGACGACCCGCTTGTTGCAATCAACCTTTACCGGATCGCACAAGAGGCCGTCAATAACGCGCTCCGTCACGGAAACGCGAGTCACATCCTGCTCAGGCTGGACGAAACGGAAAGCACCTACCGGTTGTTGATTCAGGACAACGGGTCGGGCTTCGATCTGGCAGCTGTCAGTCACGGCGACGGCATGGGATTGCGTAATGCCCACTATCGTGCGGACATCCTCGACGGAATGCTGAAAGTAAGCAGCCACCCGTGCAGGGGCACGATCATTACTGCCGTGGTACCAAAGAAGAGCCGGAACCCATGA
- a CDS encoding trypsin-like serine protease, translating to MKAIVRSTLAAATTAFFCLGAGPVCATTISGTYEGFSWIAQSLLIGVTSTGNSSDPTGDSIYHPIYPTYNGAVSLVMNYGAEGSYGCSGSLLSDRRSILTAAHCVSHGAGAANPLSTMVLFQPDAGLAADTRIQTGAVPAAGVSVVAVSDYFVHSEYSGRVIDQNDIAVLRLSDSAPAWTTSYGLYTDPDLAGKDFVVTGYGRLGDGATGSNNLSARLRTGENTYDYRLGDDIFGDQWANVLGYPGTQIEHSWVADFDSGLTQNDSNCLIAMASNMAGAAGSIFCDTGLGAREAAHAPGDSGGAGFVDGLIASVNSYGLTFWSPWGDVDNSLNSSFGELTGYVPVYLHSDWIQSLMYSTVPEPDSRALVLLGLMGLGCLMRRRRPIQHDQRTRGELTSRRIQ from the coding sequence ATGAAGGCGATTGTTCGCAGTACCCTGGCGGCCGCAACGACCGCCTTTTTCTGTCTTGGTGCAGGGCCTGTTTGCGCCACGACAATCTCCGGCACATATGAAGGTTTCTCCTGGATCGCGCAAAGCCTGCTGATCGGTGTGACAAGCACTGGAAATTCCAGTGACCCCACCGGAGATTCGATCTATCACCCGATCTACCCCACATACAATGGTGCAGTCAGTCTGGTGATGAACTACGGCGCAGAAGGCTCTTACGGGTGCTCGGGCTCGCTGCTCAGCGACCGGCGCTCCATACTCACCGCGGCGCACTGTGTTTCTCATGGCGCAGGCGCTGCGAACCCATTATCGACAATGGTCCTCTTTCAGCCTGATGCTGGATTGGCTGCGGACACCCGCATTCAGACCGGTGCGGTGCCTGCCGCAGGTGTAAGTGTGGTGGCCGTATCTGACTACTTCGTCCACTCTGAGTATTCGGGTCGCGTCATCGATCAGAATGATATCGCCGTCCTGCGATTATCGGATAGCGCGCCGGCGTGGACGACATCCTACGGCCTTTACACCGACCCTGACCTCGCGGGAAAGGATTTTGTGGTCACCGGGTACGGCCGTCTTGGCGACGGAGCAACAGGCTCCAATAACCTTTCTGCACGCTTGCGCACTGGCGAAAATACCTATGATTACAGGCTTGGCGACGATATATTCGGCGATCAATGGGCAAACGTGCTTGGCTATCCTGGAACGCAGATAGAGCACTCGTGGGTGGCAGACTTTGACAGTGGTTTGACTCAGAACGATTCGAACTGCCTCATCGCAATGGCCAGCAACATGGCGGGAGCGGCAGGGTCCATATTTTGCGACACGGGACTCGGCGCGCGTGAAGCTGCCCACGCGCCAGGTGACTCGGGCGGAGCAGGCTTCGTCGATGGTCTGATCGCGTCCGTTAATTCTTACGGATTAACCTTTTGGTCGCCCTGGGGGGACGTAGACAATTCGCTCAATTCTTCCTTTGGGGAGCTCACTGGTTACGTCCCGGTCTATTTGCACTCGGACTGGATTCAAAGCCTGATGTACAGCACCGTCCCGGAACCCGACAGCCGTGCGCTGGTGCTTCTGGGGTTGATGGGTCTTGGCTGTCTCATGCGCAGGCGGCGCCCCATTCAACATGACCAAAGAACGCGAGGCGAGCTTACTTCACGTCGAATTCAATGA
- a CDS encoding response regulator transcription factor yields MGARPLHALLEESMGSEHIQLLLVEDDLDLATAIIDYLSLEGIECDHAANGLAGFNLIKQNVYDAVILDLNLPRMSGLQVCEQLRAQGIDVPILMLTAKDTLDDKLTGFSVGADDYLVKPFAMEELIVRAQVLSKRRSGQVSKLAVHDLELDLKQQKAMRHGAILKLSPIGFRILEVLMRESPNPVSREKLMQIVWGDEQPDSNSLKVHMFNLRKAVDGASDCKLIHTLVGRGFVLRSEEEPT; encoded by the coding sequence GTGGGCGCACGCCCGCTGCACGCGTTACTCGAGGAATCAATGGGGTCAGAGCACATACAACTTCTGCTTGTCGAGGACGATCTCGATCTGGCGACCGCGATCATCGACTACCTCTCACTGGAGGGGATCGAATGTGATCACGCGGCCAACGGACTGGCAGGGTTCAACCTCATCAAGCAGAACGTCTACGATGCGGTGATCCTGGATCTGAATCTCCCCAGGATGAGCGGTCTTCAGGTGTGTGAGCAACTGCGTGCTCAAGGTATTGATGTGCCGATACTGATGCTTACGGCGAAGGACACGCTTGACGACAAACTGACCGGTTTCTCGGTCGGTGCGGATGACTATCTGGTGAAGCCCTTTGCCATGGAAGAGCTCATCGTGCGTGCACAGGTCTTGTCCAAACGGAGAAGTGGTCAGGTCAGCAAACTGGCTGTTCATGACCTGGAGCTGGATTTGAAACAGCAAAAGGCGATGCGCCATGGTGCGATCCTGAAGTTGTCACCAATCGGTTTCAGAATTCTGGAAGTGCTGATGCGCGAAAGCCCCAATCCGGTATCACGTGAAAAGTTGATGCAAATCGTCTGGGGCGACGAACAGCCTGACAGCAACAGCCTGAAAGTGCATATGTTCAACCTGAGAAAGGCGGTTGATGGCGCGTCGGACTGCAAGTTGATTCATACCCTCGTTGGTCGAGGGTTTGTACTGCGGTCAGAAGAAGAGCCGACATGA
- a CDS encoding FAD-binding protein has translation MSTLSLSRRQFMGIAGGLAGAVALASLDFDAPAQINTPRIDAGDFKHEQREVDVLVIGGGMAGLFAAVKAHDAGAKVLMVSKGRVGSSGLTPFAKGIFSYDKKNAKVSIDDFVARVSESAIQTNNPVFTRQLAEHSYDRVQELKSWGFFDSPIYHESFMRPINERRIAVDERIMITHLLKEDGRIVGASGFMLDEERIIHYLAKSVVLCTGSGGFKPNGFPVSDLTHDGTIMAYKAGAKVTGKEWNDGHPGSAKNSGSSYDNWHGQVEEKPSTTEVTVNHHLGVDLNYQAYTQGGPVVMGPPGPGQDESPPAENGGPYVPEAFRHTEPPPPPQQGGLRGLFAGPPNAGPPGMGGEQVGGSSAGMAIHKSEGLVPVNEQGLSTLPGLYAAGDALGSYMSGGIYTQIGGSLAGSAVQGAIAGEAAARESLKLKGNVTVSSAQIEKVTTEILAPLKRERGYSPAWVTQVLQGVMIPNFVLYIKKERMMLGALAYVEELREHHVPMLLADDLHALRLAHETENMIITAEMKLKASLMRKESRCSHYRLDCPDIDYENWQAWINIWQDDKGQMQLEKQPFDMWPDFVSA, from the coding sequence ATGAGCACGCTATCTTTGTCGCGTCGGCAGTTCATGGGTATAGCCGGTGGCCTGGCGGGCGCCGTGGCGCTTGCGAGTCTGGATTTCGATGCCCCTGCTCAGATCAACACCCCCAGGATCGACGCTGGAGATTTCAAGCACGAACAACGTGAAGTCGACGTGCTTGTGATCGGCGGAGGCATGGCGGGTCTGTTTGCTGCCGTCAAAGCCCACGACGCCGGAGCAAAAGTGTTGATGGTCTCGAAAGGACGTGTGGGCAGCTCGGGCCTGACACCGTTTGCCAAAGGCATCTTCAGCTACGACAAGAAGAATGCGAAGGTGAGTATTGACGACTTTGTTGCCCGAGTCTCGGAATCGGCGATACAGACCAACAACCCGGTATTTACCCGTCAGCTTGCCGAGCACTCCTATGACCGGGTGCAGGAATTGAAATCGTGGGGATTCTTCGATTCTCCGATATACCACGAGAGCTTCATGCGGCCGATCAACGAACGCCGGATTGCCGTCGATGAGCGAATCATGATTACCCATCTGCTGAAAGAAGATGGGCGGATCGTCGGTGCATCCGGGTTCATGCTGGATGAAGAGCGAATCATTCACTACCTGGCGAAATCCGTCGTTCTGTGCACCGGCTCAGGCGGGTTCAAACCTAACGGCTTCCCGGTTTCCGACCTTACCCATGACGGCACCATCATGGCCTATAAGGCGGGCGCCAAGGTAACCGGCAAGGAATGGAATGACGGCCATCCGGGTTCTGCAAAGAACTCCGGCTCCAGTTACGACAACTGGCATGGGCAAGTCGAAGAAAAGCCTTCAACAACTGAAGTGACGGTCAACCACCACTTGGGCGTAGACCTCAACTATCAGGCCTATACGCAGGGTGGGCCCGTCGTGATGGGACCACCCGGGCCCGGTCAGGATGAGAGCCCGCCTGCTGAAAATGGCGGCCCCTATGTTCCCGAGGCGTTTCGTCACACCGAGCCACCTCCCCCTCCCCAACAGGGCGGGCTGAGGGGGCTGTTTGCCGGACCGCCGAACGCAGGCCCTCCGGGGATGGGGGGCGAACAGGTGGGCGGATCCAGCGCCGGCATGGCGATCCATAAATCGGAAGGACTTGTGCCCGTCAATGAGCAGGGGCTTTCAACACTTCCGGGCCTCTACGCAGCGGGCGATGCCCTCGGCTCTTACATGTCAGGCGGTATCTACACCCAGATTGGCGGCTCCTTGGCGGGCTCTGCAGTACAAGGCGCGATTGCGGGCGAAGCCGCGGCCAGGGAAAGCCTGAAACTGAAGGGCAATGTCACGGTATCAAGCGCGCAAATCGAGAAAGTGACCACCGAGATTCTGGCACCGCTCAAGCGCGAGCGTGGATACAGCCCTGCCTGGGTAACCCAAGTATTGCAGGGCGTCATGATCCCCAACTTCGTCCTCTACATCAAAAAGGAAAGAATGATGCTGGGCGCGCTGGCTTACGTCGAAGAGCTGCGCGAACACCATGTGCCGATGCTGCTGGCGGACGATCTCCATGCACTCCGCCTCGCGCACGAAACGGAAAACATGATCATTACTGCAGAGATGAAGCTTAAAGCCTCGCTCATGCGCAAAGAGAGCCGCTGCAGTCACTACCGCCTCGACTGCCCGGATATCGACTACGAGAACTGGCAGGCATGGATCAACATCTGGCAGGACGACAAGGGGCAGATGCAACTGGAGAAGCAGCCATTTGACATGTGGCCAGACTTCGTCAGTGCGTAG
- a CDS encoding ferric reductase-like transmembrane domain-containing protein yields the protein MKHATSLELDRNARPLESVSFRLTEKQKLILTYSVMLVAPWVIASAQGVEFHDIYRYVLSALNVIAMMAFFIQFPLAGRLRNLSWFSNIDWSISTHKTIGKWLGIFFFLHPLLIVAPKALLSADDLMTSATSMITSPNTLTGVIAWVAMAVWVLMAVFKNRLNIRYETWRLLHVCGFIAIATLAAFHITSVGSHGQYEQEFNLVWWGLYAASMTLVLYNYLIKPRLIRSQPFAVREITKVSDCDWKLTIQSESQSKVSFEAGQFVWINTSHTPFNLEQHPFSIAGGEMETGTLSFIIRELGDYTSSLNTLHPGQTVYVDGPYGAMSVDQSNVSSGITLIAGGAGIAPLLGLLREFAKRNETRPVRLIYGNQSLERMVAIPELQALTSTMRNFSLKLICNQLPENMEEARLDIRQGVIDESAIRAAIDPGKHADWTVYLCGPEGMIAANVKQLRAIGVPSNNIHFEQLAF from the coding sequence ATGAAGCACGCAACAAGCCTTGAGCTGGATCGAAATGCCCGTCCCCTTGAAAGCGTGTCATTTCGTCTGACTGAAAAGCAGAAGCTGATCCTAACCTATTCGGTCATGCTGGTCGCACCCTGGGTAATTGCCAGCGCCCAGGGCGTCGAGTTTCACGATATCTATCGTTATGTACTCAGCGCGCTCAACGTAATCGCCATGATGGCCTTCTTCATTCAGTTTCCCCTGGCTGGAAGACTTCGCAATCTGTCGTGGTTCTCCAACATTGACTGGAGCATCTCTACTCACAAGACGATCGGAAAATGGCTGGGGATCTTTTTCTTTCTCCATCCCCTCCTGATTGTTGCGCCGAAAGCGCTGTTGTCTGCCGACGATCTGATGACCAGCGCAACATCGATGATTACCTCACCCAACACGCTGACCGGTGTCATCGCCTGGGTGGCCATGGCCGTATGGGTATTGATGGCCGTCTTCAAGAACCGACTCAATATCCGTTACGAAACCTGGCGTCTGCTGCATGTGTGCGGATTCATTGCGATTGCCACGCTGGCGGCATTTCACATTACGTCTGTCGGGAGCCACGGTCAGTATGAACAGGAGTTCAATCTGGTGTGGTGGGGCCTGTACGCAGCTTCAATGACGCTGGTGCTCTACAACTACCTGATCAAGCCGCGACTCATCCGCTCACAACCTTTTGCAGTCCGGGAAATAACAAAGGTCAGTGACTGCGACTGGAAACTGACGATTCAGTCTGAATCGCAGTCGAAGGTCAGCTTCGAAGCCGGGCAGTTTGTGTGGATCAACACCTCGCATACGCCATTCAATCTGGAACAGCATCCGTTCTCGATTGCGGGTGGCGAGATGGAGACGGGAACACTCTCTTTCATCATTCGTGAGCTTGGCGACTACACCAGCAGCCTGAACACCCTGCACCCGGGCCAGACGGTGTATGTGGATGGTCCCTACGGAGCCATGAGCGTGGATCAAAGCAACGTATCGTCCGGGATCACGCTGATCGCAGGCGGCGCCGGTATCGCCCCCCTGTTGGGCCTGTTGCGCGAATTCGCGAAAAGAAATGAAACGCGCCCTGTGCGACTGATTTACGGCAACCAGAGTCTCGAGCGCATGGTGGCGATCCCTGAGCTTCAAGCGCTCACCTCAACGATGCGCAACTTCTCGCTGAAGCTGATCTGCAACCAGCTACCCGAGAACATGGAAGAAGCCAGGCTCGATATCCGGCAAGGCGTGATCGACGAATCCGCAATCCGCGCCGCGATCGATCCGGGCAAGCACGCTGACTGGACAGTGTATCTGTGCGGCCCCGAGGGAATGATTGCCGCCAATGTGAAGCAGCTCAGGGCGATCGGCGTGCCATCAAACAACATTCACTTTGAACAGCTGGCGTTCTAG
- a CDS encoding response regulator transcription factor → MTQCLQSAPENARILIVDDHPIVREGMAMFLNQQSNLFVCCMAENAADAMTRTCTHRHDLAIVDMSLNRDSGLDLIASIRHQSADI, encoded by the coding sequence ATGACTCAATGCCTGCAGTCGGCTCCGGAAAACGCCCGAATTCTGATTGTTGATGACCATCCGATTGTGCGTGAAGGGATGGCGATGTTTCTCAACCAGCAAAGCAATCTGTTCGTCTGTTGCATGGCTGAAAATGCTGCGGACGCGATGACCCGTACCTGCACGCACAGGCATGACCTCGCGATCGTCGACATGTCTCTCAACAGAGACTCCGGTCTCGATCTGATTGCCTCCATTCGCCACCAGTCTGCCGATATCTGA
- a CDS encoding catalase yields the protein MNKKLTTAAGCPVVDNQNVMTAGPRGPQLLQDVWFLEKLAHFDREVIPERRMHAKGSGAFGTFTVTNDITRYTRARIFSQIGKQTPLFSRMSTVAGERGAADAERDIRGFAIKFYTEEGNWDLVGNNTPVFFLRDPLKFPDLNHAVKRDPRTNLRSASNNWDFWTSLPEALHQVTVVMSDRGIPASYRHMHGFGSHTFSLINAQNERFWVKFHWRTQQGIRNLTDGEAEAAVGKCRETHQRDLYEAIERGDFPKWTLCIQVMPEADAEKVPYHPFDLTKVWPHKDYPLIEVGVIEFNRNPENYFADVEQAAFNPANVVPGIGFSPDRMLQGRLFSYGDTQRYRLGVNHGHIPVNAARCPAHSYHRDGLMRTDGNYGSTLGYEPNSYNEWQEQPDFREPPLAINGAADHWNFREDDDDYFSQPRALFRLMTPDEQQRLFENTARAMGDAPDEIKRRHITNCTKCDPAYGAGVAKALGMMT from the coding sequence ATGAACAAGAAACTCACGACTGCTGCCGGCTGCCCGGTGGTGGATAACCAGAACGTAATGACCGCAGGACCGCGCGGCCCGCAGTTGCTCCAGGATGTCTGGTTCCTGGAAAAGCTGGCGCACTTCGACCGCGAGGTCATTCCTGAGCGCCGCATGCATGCAAAGGGATCAGGGGCTTTCGGCACCTTTACCGTCACCAACGATATTACCCGGTACACCCGCGCCAGAATCTTCAGCCAGATCGGCAAGCAGACACCCCTGTTCTCCCGCATGTCCACGGTGGCTGGCGAGCGCGGCGCAGCCGATGCCGAACGGGATATTCGCGGCTTTGCGATCAAGTTCTACACCGAAGAAGGTAATTGGGACCTGGTCGGCAACAACACCCCGGTTTTCTTCCTCCGCGACCCGCTGAAATTCCCGGATCTCAATCACGCAGTCAAGCGCGACCCGCGCACCAACCTGCGCAGCGCATCCAACAACTGGGACTTCTGGACCTCCTTGCCCGAGGCCCTGCATCAGGTCACCGTAGTGATGTCCGATCGCGGCATTCCGGCCAGCTACCGTCACATGCACGGATTCGGTTCGCACACCTTCAGCCTCATCAACGCGCAGAACGAGCGATTCTGGGTCAAGTTCCACTGGCGTACCCAGCAGGGGATCAGGAATCTGACCGATGGCGAGGCCGAAGCCGCTGTCGGCAAATGCCGCGAAACGCACCAGCGCGACCTGTACGAGGCCATCGAGCGCGGCGACTTCCCGAAGTGGACGCTCTGCATCCAGGTCATGCCCGAGGCGGATGCCGAGAAAGTGCCCTACCATCCCTTCGACCTCACCAAGGTCTGGCCGCACAAGGACTATCCGCTGATTGAGGTGGGCGTCATCGAGTTCAACCGCAACCCGGAGAACTACTTCGCCGATGTCGAGCAAGCGGCTTTCAATCCGGCCAACGTAGTCCCTGGCATCGGCTTCTCGCCCGACAGAATGCTGCAAGGCCGCCTGTTTTCCTATGGCGACACCCAGCGATATCGCCTCGGGGTCAACCACGGACACATTCCGGTTAACGCCGCCCGGTGCCCGGCGCACAGCTATCATCGCGACGGTCTGATGCGCACCGATGGCAACTATGGTTCGACGCTGGGCTATGAACCGAACAGCTACAATGAGTGGCAGGAACAACCGGATTTCCGTGAGCCGCCGCTGGCAATCAACGGCGCAGCCGACCACTGGAATTTCCGCGAGGACGATGACGACTATTTCAGCCAGCCGCGCGCCCTCTTCCGCTTGATGACACCGGACGAGCAACAGCGTCTGTTCGAGAACACCGCCCGCGCCATGGGCGATGCGCCAGATGAAATCAAGCGTCGCCACATTACGAACTGCACCAAGTGCGATCCCGCCTATGGCGCCGGTGTTGCCAAAGCACTGGGCATGATGACCTGA
- a CDS encoding 4Fe-4S dicluster domain-containing protein has protein sequence MPIHQISGCIGCEACVKSCPTDVIRMNRQTNKAEILYPEDCQICHLCRLYCPVGAIKITPEKSIPVMVSWR, from the coding sequence ATGCCTATCCATCAAATCTCCGGCTGCATCGGATGCGAAGCCTGTGTCAAGAGTTGCCCAACGGACGTTATTCGGATGAACAGGCAGACGAACAAGGCTGAAATTCTCTATCCGGAAGACTGCCAGATCTGCCACCTGTGCAGGCTTTACTGCCCCGTAGGCGCAATCAAGATCACACCCGAAAAATCCATTCCGGTCATGGTTTCCTGGAGGTAA